One Anguilla rostrata isolate EN2019 chromosome 15, ASM1855537v3, whole genome shotgun sequence genomic window carries:
- the LOC135240486 gene encoding transcription elongation factor A N-terminal and central domain-containing protein gives MDANQISHRALQIEKLHRAGDYAAVRSLLRDLERAPVTLELLRETGVAKVLHRVLRTCPVAMARKAAKLLLSGWRKRCGGGAPVSTGSRCHRRREAEDRARGRGGSGERQGGDGSRSPDSSDKEEEEEEEEEDRERKRRLTEEGCGVSEVTREAARSVEDSAAGVSASDRGGDVTVTSAVASPVEFTQGPAETAQIATTRSSSPNSDASPLRSKSTQLLLQALGQQGAGGDGPAPDLSALARDIEEHVFLLHGRNEPKYRSCVRSKVSNLRNRGNPHLREGLLQGTLGAEAFARMSAAEMAGRELQELRAEYTKSAIREHQRPLGVEGTATDKVRCRRCDGFDCRVTQISRGALFLPGWVRSGNPDEDTMTFMTCAGCGEQWYHSGWVCL, from the coding sequence ATGGATGCTAATCAGATTTCACATCGCGCGCTTCAGATCGAGAAGCTTCACCGCGCGGGCGACTACGCCGCCGTGCGCTCTCTGCTGAGGGACCTGGAGCGCGCGCCCGTCACGCTGGAACTGCTTCGGGAAACGGGCGTGGCCAAAGTGCTGCACCGGGTCCTGAGGACCTGCCCCGTGGCCATGGCGAGGAAAGCGGCCAAGCTCCTGCTGTCGGGGTGGAGGAAGCGGTGTGGCGGCGGGGCGCCGGTTTCCACGGGAAGCCGCTGTCATCGGCGGAGAGAGGCCGAGGACCGCGCCCGAGGCCgggggggcagcggggagcGCCAGGGCGGAGACGGCTCTCGCTCCCCTGACAGCTCTgacaaagaggaggaggaggaggaggaggaggaggacagagagaggaagaggcgcCTGACTGAAGAGGGGTGCGGCGTTTCGGAGGTGACGCGGGAAGCGGCCCGATCTGTGGAGGACAGCGCGGCGGGCGTGTCTGCTTCGGACAGAGGCGGTGATGTCACGGTGACGTCAGCAGTGGCCTCACCGGTGGAGTTCACGCAGGGGCCTGCGGAGACTGCCCAAATCGCCACGACTCGCTCGTCGTCCCCGAACAGCGACGCCTCGCCCCTGAGGTCCAAAAGCAcacagctgctcctccaggctctggggcagcagggggcCGGCGGGGACGGGCCGGCCCCCGATCTCTCGGCGCTGGCCCGGGACATCGAGGAGCACGTCTTCCTGCTGCACGGCCGGAACGAGCCCAAGTACAGGTCCTGCGTCCGGAGCAAAGTCTCCAACCTGAGGAACCGTGGGAACCCCCACCTGAGGGAGGGTCTGCTGCAGGGCACGCTGGGCGCGGAGGCCTTCGCCCGCATGTCCGCCGCCGAGATGGCCGGGcgggagctgcaggagctgagggCCGAGTACACGAAGTCGGCCATCCGTGAGCACCAGCGCCccctgggggtggaggggaccGCGACGGACAAGGTGCGGTGCAGGCGCTGCGACGGTTTCGACTGCAGGGTGACGCAGATCTCCCGGGGCGCCCTCTTCCTGCCCGGGTGGGTGCGTAGCGGGAACCCAGACGAGGACACCATGACCTTTATGACCTGCGCTGGCTGTGGGGAGCAGTGGTACCACTCCGGCTGGGTCTGTCTGTGA